One Devosia lacusdianchii genomic window carries:
- a CDS encoding LacI family transcriptional regulator codes for MSDDDRPASDTAKRGVKPSGKPTLKTIATMTGFAVTTISRALNNAPELSQETRDRVQKIAAEIGYLPDRAALRLKTGRTNVISLVLEPDEQIYGFGTLIVAGLTEAMRNTAYHLVITPLFRNVDPMEPIRHIVRNRMADGVIFSKAESFDERIRFLLDSDFPFVSHGRSRWPDAHPSVDFDNEAFAYGAVKRLVSKGCKKVSIILPESSLTYTDHLKTGMARAAAEAGIAHEFAADVTLHSQTDAIRNYVTKRSKRPDGPDGWVCASEVSALAVIGGLNQAGKTVGRSVHVVSKQASQMFAQFQPGAETVFEDFVDAGRQLGTLLLRRIARENEDLQYLAQPQFDWKD; via the coding sequence GTGTCAGATGATGACCGGCCGGCGAGCGACACCGCTAAGCGCGGGGTGAAGCCGTCAGGCAAGCCGACGCTCAAGACCATTGCGACGATGACCGGCTTTGCGGTCACCACGATTTCGCGCGCCCTCAACAACGCCCCGGAACTGTCGCAGGAAACGCGCGACCGTGTGCAGAAGATCGCCGCCGAGATCGGCTATCTGCCGGATCGCGCCGCATTGCGCCTCAAGACCGGCCGCACCAATGTTATTTCTCTCGTGCTTGAGCCGGACGAACAGATCTACGGCTTCGGCACGCTGATCGTGGCCGGCCTCACCGAGGCGATGCGCAACACGGCCTATCACCTGGTCATCACCCCGCTGTTTCGCAATGTCGACCCGATGGAGCCCATCAGGCACATTGTGCGCAACCGCATGGCCGACGGCGTCATCTTCTCCAAGGCCGAGAGCTTCGACGAACGCATTCGCTTTCTGCTCGACAGCGACTTTCCGTTTGTCAGCCATGGCCGCAGCCGCTGGCCCGACGCGCATCCTTCTGTCGATTTCGACAATGAGGCCTTTGCCTATGGTGCCGTGAAACGGCTGGTCAGCAAGGGCTGCAAGAAGGTCTCCATCATCCTGCCAGAAAGCTCGCTGACCTATACCGACCACCTCAAGACTGGCATGGCGCGGGCCGCTGCCGAAGCCGGCATCGCTCATGAATTCGCCGCCGACGTAACGCTGCACAGCCAGACCGACGCCATCCGCAATTATGTGACCAAGCGCTCCAAACGCCCCGATGGTCCAGATGGCTGGGTTTGCGCGTCGGAAGTGTCGGCTCTGGCGGTCATTGGTGGGCTCAACCAGGCCGGCAAGACCGTGGGACGGTCTGTCCATGTGGTCAGCAAGCAGGCCTCACAGATGTTCGCCCAGTTCCAGCCGGGGGCCGAAACCGTGTTCGAGGACTTCGTCGATGCCGGCCGCCAGCTTGGCACCCTGCTGCTGCGTCGCATCGCGCGCGAAAATGAAGACCTGCAATACCTGGCCCAGCCGCAGTTCGACTGGAAGGATTGA
- the phnN gene encoding phosphonate metabolism protein/1,5-bisphosphokinase (PRPP-forming) PhnN gives MVRPLGSLVLVVGPSGVGKDTLIAGARHALENDKRFTFVRRIVARPSHVEVEDHDSIDAEAFRQLDEAGRFALSWDAHNLRYALPLSVDTDLALGKVVVANVSRHVVAEARAKYPSCAVVLITAEISLRAQRLIERGRESRDQITARLARESAPVPAGIEPVIIDNSGMIAIGVTAFVMALRAIAANE, from the coding sequence GGTGCGACCGCTCGGTTCACTTGTCCTGGTCGTTGGCCCTTCCGGGGTCGGCAAGGACACGCTGATCGCTGGCGCCCGTCATGCCCTCGAGAACGACAAGCGCTTCACCTTCGTGCGACGAATCGTGGCACGGCCGAGCCACGTCGAGGTCGAAGACCATGACAGCATAGACGCCGAGGCTTTCCGGCAGCTCGACGAAGCGGGACGCTTCGCCCTCTCCTGGGATGCGCATAATCTGCGCTATGCCCTGCCCCTCAGCGTCGATACCGATCTGGCGCTGGGCAAGGTCGTGGTCGCCAACGTTTCACGCCATGTGGTGGCCGAGGCGCGAGCCAAATATCCGTCCTGTGCGGTGGTGCTGATTACGGCCGAAATCTCGCTACGGGCCCAGAGGCTGATCGAGCGGGGTCGGGAAAGCCGGGACCAGATCACGGCGCGGCTGGCACGCGAGAGTGCGCCAGTGCCAGCGGGGATCGAGCCTGTCATCATCGACAATTCCGGCATGATCGCCATCGGCGTCACCGCCTTCGTCATGGCGCTGCGCGCCATCGCCGCCAACGAGTGA